The following proteins are encoded in a genomic region of Bradyrhizobium sp. SK17:
- the treY gene encoding malto-oligosyltrehalose synthase, protein MPPAIPIATYRLQLTADFDFDAAASVAPYLKALGISHVYASPFMKARKGSTHGYDVVDHTKFNPELGGEAGFARFSDALKRNDLGLILDFVPNHVGVHFADNPWWLDVLEWGPVSPHAVSFDIDWDQLPYRARGGVLLPILGSSYGQALERGEIELRYDESEGSFSAWYFEHRLPIAPERYGEVLRSIVREAGAENSPAGRALLELAARYRGLRHPNRKEAPTLKAAIKAIDDSADIIARGLDAYHAGEDRSTQTLALHHLLERQHYKLGHWRLASSDINYRRFFDVNTLAGLRVEDAATFEASHSLVKRLIAEDRLQGLRLDHIDGLRDPAQYFQRLRRLIRSAQGGKARPFYMVIEKILGEDEKLTRFAGVHGTTGYEWMNTISQVLVDGNGLDPLNEIWRQISNQSPNLTPVLRDAKRRVLETLLTSEFTVLARLVARIASGHYSTRDFSGDSLRQALELYVLHFPVYRTYLTGSGPTAHDRALISDTIERARADWFAADEGIFDFLRDALTMDLLKPGRPPHSAPRVRRFALKVQQFTGPMMAKSLEDTTFYRYHRLLALNEVGGDPAASAIAPETFHAMMATRAREWPHGMTSTATHDTKRGEDARARIMALAEIPGEWTSAVARWKVLNAPHLVLDGEMRAPSATFEYMLYQALLGAWDPDDASLLPRIQAYALKAAREGKQETSWLNPHEPYEAGVKAFIARILDRSASPEFLGALDTLAQRTALIGALNSLSQITLKATMPGVPDFYQGTESWDLSLVDPDNRRPVDFAGREAMLAALEAPDWKALAESWRDGRLKFAWTRHLLRLRNEMAGVFTSGDYEPLAVSGPHRNHVVAFARRHGREAVIVAVAKSFAPFTQGGRHWPRPEAYEGEIDLAGYSLPDGETRAQLSTLFANLPVAVVKAKAATGAKQDPKRVREHG, encoded by the coding sequence ATGCCTCCGGCGATCCCGATCGCGACTTACCGTCTGCAACTCACCGCCGATTTCGACTTCGATGCCGCCGCGAGCGTGGCGCCGTACCTAAAGGCGCTCGGCATCAGCCATGTCTATGCCTCGCCGTTCATGAAGGCGCGCAAGGGCTCGACCCATGGCTATGACGTCGTCGATCACACCAAGTTCAATCCGGAACTCGGCGGCGAAGCCGGCTTCGCACGGTTCAGCGACGCGTTGAAGCGCAACGACCTCGGGCTGATCCTGGATTTCGTGCCGAACCATGTCGGCGTGCACTTTGCCGACAATCCGTGGTGGCTCGATGTCCTCGAATGGGGGCCGGTGTCGCCGCACGCGGTCTCCTTCGACATCGACTGGGACCAATTGCCCTACCGCGCGCGCGGCGGCGTGCTGCTGCCGATCCTCGGCTCGTCCTATGGCCAGGCGCTGGAGCGCGGCGAGATCGAGCTGCGCTACGACGAGAGCGAAGGCAGTTTCTCCGCCTGGTATTTCGAGCACCGCCTGCCGATCGCACCTGAACGCTATGGCGAGGTGCTGCGCAGCATCGTCCGCGAGGCCGGTGCCGAAAACAGCCCGGCCGGCCGCGCGCTGCTCGAACTGGCGGCGCGCTACCGCGGCCTGCGCCATCCGAACCGCAAGGAGGCGCCGACACTGAAGGCGGCGATCAAGGCGATCGATGATAGCGCCGACATCATTGCGCGCGGGCTCGACGCCTATCACGCCGGCGAGGACCGCTCCACCCAGACGCTGGCGCTGCATCATCTGCTGGAACGCCAGCACTACAAGCTCGGCCACTGGCGGCTCGCCTCCAGCGACATCAACTATCGCCGCTTCTTCGACGTCAACACGCTGGCTGGCCTCCGGGTCGAGGACGCCGCCACTTTCGAGGCGAGCCATAGCCTGGTGAAGCGACTGATCGCAGAGGATCGGCTGCAAGGCCTGCGGCTCGACCATATCGACGGCCTGCGCGACCCCGCGCAGTACTTCCAGCGGCTGCGTCGCCTGATCCGCTCGGCGCAAGGCGGCAAGGCCAGGCCGTTCTACATGGTGATCGAGAAGATCCTCGGCGAGGACGAGAAGCTGACCAGGTTTGCCGGCGTCCACGGCACCACCGGCTATGAATGGATGAATACGATCAGCCAGGTGCTGGTCGACGGCAATGGTCTCGATCCGCTCAATGAGATCTGGCGCCAGATCAGCAACCAGTCGCCGAACCTGACGCCGGTGCTGCGCGATGCCAAGCGCCGCGTGCTGGAGACGCTGCTGACCAGCGAATTCACCGTGCTGGCGCGGCTCGTCGCGCGCATCGCCAGCGGACATTATTCGACCCGCGATTTCTCCGGTGACAGCCTGCGGCAGGCACTCGAGCTCTATGTGCTGCACTTCCCGGTCTATCGCACCTATCTCACCGGCTCGGGCCCGACCGCGCATGACCGCGCGCTGATCAGCGACACCATCGAGCGCGCCCGCGCCGACTGGTTCGCCGCCGACGAAGGCATCTTCGACTTCCTGCGCGATGCCTTGACCATGGATTTGTTGAAGCCCGGCCGGCCGCCGCACAGCGCGCCGCGGGTCCGCCGCTTCGCGCTGAAGGTGCAGCAGTTCACCGGGCCGATGATGGCCAAGTCGCTGGAGGACACCACCTTCTATCGCTACCATCGCCTGCTGGCGCTCAACGAGGTCGGCGGCGATCCCGCCGCCAGCGCGATTGCGCCCGAAACGTTCCACGCCATGATGGCGACCCGCGCCCGCGAATGGCCGCACGGCATGACGTCGACCGCGACCCACGACACCAAGCGCGGCGAGGATGCCCGCGCCCGCATCATGGCGCTCGCAGAGATTCCCGGCGAATGGACCAGCGCGGTGGCGCGCTGGAAGGTGTTGAACGCGCCGCATCTGGTGCTCGACGGCGAGATGCGCGCGCCGTCGGCGACGTTCGAGTACATGCTGTATCAGGCCCTGCTCGGCGCCTGGGATCCGGATGACGCCTCGCTCCTCCCGCGCATCCAGGCCTATGCGCTAAAGGCGGCGCGCGAGGGCAAGCAGGAGACCAGCTGGCTCAATCCGCATGAGCCCTATGAGGCCGGCGTGAAGGCCTTCATCGCGCGGATCCTCGATCGCAGCGCCTCGCCCGAATTCCTCGGCGCGCTCGATACGCTGGCGCAGCGCACCGCGCTGATCGGGGCGCTGAACTCGCTCAGCCAGATCACGCTGAAGGCGACCATGCCGGGCGTGCCGGATTTCTACCAGGGCACCGAAAGCTGGGATCTTTCGCTGGTCGACCCCGACAACCGCCGGCCGGTCGACTTTGCCGGGCGCGAAGCCATGCTTGCGGCGCTGGAGGCGCCGGATTGGAAGGCGCTGGCCGAGAGCTGGCGCGATGGCCGCCTGAAGTTTGCCTGGACGCGACATCTGCTGCGGCTGCGCAACGAGATGGCGGGCGTGTTCACCAGCGGCGACTACGAGCCACTCGCGGTCAGCGGCCCGCATCGCAATCACGTCGTCGCGTTCGCAAGGCGTCACGGCCGCGAAGCCGTGATCGTCGCGGTGGCGAAATCCTTCGCTCCGTTCACACAGGGCGGCCGTCACTGGCCGCGACCAGAGGCTTATGAAGGCGAGATCGATCTGGCCGGGTATTCGCTCCCCGATGGCGAGACCAGGGCCCAGCTCTCAACGCTGTTCGCCAATCTGCCCGTCGCCGTTGTGAAGGCAAAAGCCGCAACTGGAGCCAAGCAAGACCCAAAGCGTGTGCGCGAACACGGCTAG
- a CDS encoding polyhydroxyalkanoic acid system family protein: MSAPLIVSIPHSLGRDEAMRRLKTGLSRAAVNVPVLSVDEESWDGNRMSFRVRALGQVASGHLDVEDTLVRLEVTLPWLLQRFAEAAQVAIQKRGQLLLGKS; encoded by the coding sequence ATGTCGGCGCCGCTGATCGTTTCGATCCCCCACAGTCTTGGCCGCGACGAGGCGATGCGCCGCCTGAAGACAGGCCTTTCGCGCGCAGCCGTGAATGTGCCGGTGCTGAGCGTCGACGAGGAAAGCTGGGACGGCAATCGCATGAGCTTCCGGGTCCGCGCGCTGGGGCAGGTCGCGTCCGGACATCTCGACGTCGAGGATACCCTGGTCCGCCTCGAGGTGACGCTGCCGTGGCTGCTCCAGCGTTTCGCCGAGGCCGCTCAGGTGGCCATTCAGAAACGCGGCCAGTTGCTGCTCGGCAAGAGCTGA
- a CDS encoding DUF3309 family protein, whose protein sequence is MSLGTIILIILVIALLGGFSGIGGGPFYGTGYYGGGGLGLVIVILLILLLLGRI, encoded by the coding sequence ATGTCACTTGGAACGATCATCCTTATTATTCTGGTCATCGCGCTGCTTGGCGGCTTCAGCGGCATTGGCGGCGGACCGTTCTACGGCACCGGCTATTATGGCGGCGGCGGTCTCGGCCTGGTGATCGTGATCCTGCTGATCCTGCTGCTGCTCGGACGCATCTAG